One genomic region from Epinephelus fuscoguttatus linkage group LG8, E.fuscoguttatus.final_Chr_v1 encodes:
- the nat14 gene encoding probable N-acetyltransferase 14, translated as MVRLELDQVVMRRMKEDDIEIVKALIKEGCEGTENRLILHILTRPLCLFILAVFSSILRCLVHSFILALAIPVFLLIIFLKITMPRSTGVLGSSRPSWDYVGSSYRGTEEETLQNPYCRISGKTPGSKKPRRRITPKDKELSTENITPEREQEAGQVWVAECDGEIIGCVFRESEKRAGIRRICRVVTGCWYRREGLGRLLVQSLEQREREAGAHRVYAHVPYPSKVGEAFFRKLGYRQLGEETDEEEYDKERKMETPERGFLGHPLTKVFYKDL; from the exons ATGGTGAGGCTGGAGCTGGATCAGGTGGtgatgaggaggatgaaggaggACGACATAGAGATAGTCAAAGCCCTCATCAAG GAGGGCTGCGAGGGCACAGAAAACCGTCTCATCCTCCACATCCTCACTCGTCCGCTCTGCCTCTTCATCTTGGCTGTCTTCTCCTCGATCTTGCGCTGCCTTGTTCATTCCTTCATCCTGGCCCTCGCTATTCCTGTCTTCCTGCTAATTATCTTTCTCAAGATCACCATGCCGCGGTCCACAGGGGTCCTGGGCAGCAGCCGTCCCTCTTGGGACTATGTGGGTAGCAGttacagagggacagaggaggaAACGCTGCAGAATCCCTACTGTAGGATCAGTGGCAAGACACCAGGGTCTAAAAAG CCAAGACGCAGAATCACACCCAAAGACAAAGAATTGTCAACAGAGAACATCACtccagagagggagcaggaagCAGGCCAGGTCTGGGTGGCAGAGTGCGACGGTGAGATAATCGGCTGCGTCTTCAGAGAAAGCGAGAAGCGAGCAGGCATCAGGAGGATCTGCAGGGTGGTGACGGGTTGCTGGTACCGCAGGGAGGGTCTCGGCCGACTGCTCGTCCAGAGCctggagcagagggagagggaggctgGCGCACACAGAGTGTATGCACACGTCCCCTACCCCTCCAAAGTTGGGGAGGCCTTTTTCAGGAAGCTGGGCTATCGGCAATTAGGGGAGGAGACTGATGAAGAAGAATATGATaaagagaggaagatggagactCCAGAGAGAGGCTTTCTTGGACACCCTCTCACTAAAGTGTTTTACAAGGACTTGTGA
- the mfap5 gene encoding microfibril associated protein 5 yields the protein MGGLPVVLLLCSFHALTAVAQAQPTESPGAPGGTLPPNCREEMYPCTRMYSVHRPIKRCIGALCIYSLPRVYVINNEICMRTVCQQDEYLKAELCREMSGWPRRIERSTNRKRCRNRRSNPKTWANKA from the exons ATGGGCGGCCTTCCAGTGGTCCTGCTCCTCTGCAGTTTCCACG CGCTCACAGCTGTAGCCCAAGCCCAGCCGACTG AGAGCCCCGGGGCACCTGGAGGCACCTTGCCACCCA ACTGTAGGGAGGAGATGTATCCTTGCACCAGGATGTACTCAGTTCACCGGCCCATCAAGAGATGTATTGGTGCGCTGTGTATCTACAG CCTTCCTCGTGTCTATGTGATCAACAACGAGATCTGCATGAGGACAGTGTGCCAACAGGATGAGTATCTGAAAG CCGAGCTGTGCCGAGAGATGTCCGGGTGGCCCAGGCGCATTGAGAGGTCAACTAATAGGAAACGCTGCCGCAATCGCCGTAGCAACCCCAAAACCTGGGCAAACAAGGCCTGA
- the znf628 gene encoding zinc finger protein 628, producing the protein MANSVALVVQAELLPPQSTASLSPFPSLLGSGEDGEDERDRGELVEGHKEVVEGGEEVVLDMVTSSVSGPPQQPEQSDHPFQCMDCGKSFRWSSRLTHHQRSHNNERPYRCTLCPKAFKGSSALLYHQRSHSGEKPYKCQDCGKAFKRSSLLQVHQSVHTGVRTFLCPYCPLTFKWSSHYQYHLRQHTGECPYPCDTCPKAFKNSSSLRRHKNVHLGLKPYTCSVCNKSFTQSTNLRQHMRIHTGERPYICGECGRSFTHSSNLALHKNSHSNLNAGGKEGKRGEEARKGNEVVEVVVGTEEVTSSMLTEMVGFVSQEGSDGVGVGMEEVFLSTTSSGQNQSLLPQLTLTSSGEDVCTSRAIGTEVHLSTDTGASVLLYSCGSCTHTFATRTELEEHQSIHMAPAGHGAGAEAGPGATMEVGDGLVGAGHLLADFEEVVETTTVAENGHTTEVLLGLTEGADGSNTNVGTTQAQFDLLQSFTEVTQSSETVQPEARTTWAGLSCGYCNKTFKTSGGLNRHVSLMHSLSSQSRSQFSCSACDRSFPLLSSLLTHQHSHTPEQRLLAEAEAEIVCPPSLSLSLPLPSSPSQADKQQEGQREIHVDIIAVGEEQEEQPAKPTKAPKKTGASKSTPAGERPYRCSECGKAFKGSSGLKYHMRDHTGERPYRCTECGKSFKRSSLLSIHQRVHTGVRAFQCPHCPLTFKWSSHYQYHLRQHTGERPYVCKECGKSFKNTSCLRRHSQMHSGLRPHTCSICSKSFSQTSNLKQHERTHSGERPFQCTHCNKSFTHSSNLQLHLRTHSSSKDFKCPYCAKEFVMHSYLQRHIRTHGSGVPLPCPGGGGKDGVAVKASVGGVTTTTTLLNPITLETSGNHGSLIVSQPTLNIPPNTSQNYFMIQTASGLQLIPLSSPAPAPPPPPPPPPPPPPPSQPQNFLLLQCPSNNGNQSSLILVPAANNPPPAPEPQTLPVLQTIQALQPVLNQTQTQISQFPTISQQQQQTRFIITNNNNANTPVATPTRTLSANSLLTKPILGKSTRTARGRRGRKPKATLQKCAAAPVSQTAGGAPLVTNCNVTSVSQTVTAANTTESSSVSTVSHSPLSTSCTAVPILSSSTTVAPTVDTSGPPSTVTMVTPATTVTTASVSSPVSAALEQKPNATVGQIRTEESMTGKQFVLCFDNEGQAKEGMNMEEHGQSYVLQFEGDASGEAVHGGMGGEGKSLVLQFKTDGQGEGAKGGDKGGMMSLLRDWGGEKQGERESGEEGGQGESYVLHFHTEAQDSGPSSATFSQGQDTSLQLSCTPTQSLVPLDGQEVVFELGGETKMEQEAEEGMQMIALIEREGGMMGEEGAGCNAAGGRVAEGGGAMEGIFQLGNGEEIVIIEVSTSSLREGRMERGGDGEISSSEAKYESVTAEANEKSLKEHSSAAEAQTSAEDTIKNGPITNSKEMQFSN; encoded by the exons ATGGCTAACTCAGTGGCCTTAGTGGTCCAAGCAGAACTCTTACCGCCTCAGTCCAccgcctccctctctcccttcccGTCCCTTCTTGGTTCGGGAGAGGATGGCGAGGACgagagggacagaggggagCTGGTGGAGGGGCATAAGGAGGTAGTAGAGGGTGGGGAGGAGGTGGTTCTGGACATGGTGACGTCGTCCGTGTCGGGCCCGCCTCAGCAGCCCGAGCAGTCGGACCATCCCTTCCAGTGTATGGACTGTGGGAAGAGCTTCAGGTGGTCGTCCAGGCTGACCCACCACCAGCGGAGTCACAACAATGAGAGACCGTACCGCTGCACCCTCTGCCCCAAGGCCTTCAAGggctcctctgctctgctctaccaCCAACG GTCTCACTCAGGGGAGAAGCCTTACAAATGTCAGGACTGTGGCAAAGCCTTCAAGCGCTCCTCTCTGCTCCAG GTCCATCAGAGCGTCCACACTGGAGTGCGTACCTTTTTGTGCCCCTATTGCCCTCTGACCTTTAAATGGAGCTCTCATTACCAGTATCACCTGCGCCAGCATACTGGAGAGTGTCCGTACCCCTGTGACACTTGCCCCAAGGCCTTTAAGAACTCAAGCAGTCTGCGGCGACATAAGAATGTCCACCTTGGTCTCAAGCCTTACACCTGCTCGGTCTGTAACAAATCCTTCACTCAGTCCACCAACCTGAGGCAGCACATGAGgatacacacaggtgagaggCCGTACATCTGTGGCGAGTGTGGGCGGAGCTTCACACACTCGTCCAACCTGGCCCTGCACAAGAACTCACACTCCAACCTCAACGcaggagggaaggaagggaaGAGGGGGGAAGAAGCAAGGAAGGGAAATGAGGtcgtggaggtggtggtgggcaCAGAGGAAGTGACATCGTCCATGTTGACGGAGATGGTGGGATTTGTGAGCCAGGAGGGGAGCGATGGAGTGGGAGTGGGGATGGAAGAAGTGTTCCTGTCGACCACCTCGTCCGGGCAGAATCAAAGCCTTCTCCCCCAGCTCACCCTCACCTCTTCTGGGGAGGATGTGTGTACGTCGAGGGCCATCGGGACAGAGGTTCACCTGAGCACAGACACCGGGGCCAGTGTGCTGCTGTACAGCTGTGGCAGCTGCACCCACACCTTTGCCACACGGACAGAGCTAGAGGAGCACCAGTCCATCCACATGGCTCCAGCGGGACATGGGGCCGGTGCAGAGGCGGGGCCTGGGGCAACAATGGAGGTTGGGGACGGGCTGGTGGGAGCTGGTCACCTGCTGGCTGATTttgaggaggtggtggagacgACCACAGTGGCTGAAAATGGACACACAACAGAGGTGCTTCTAGGACTGACGGAGGGAGCAGATGGCAGCAACACA AATGTGGGCACCACCCAGGCCCAGTTTGACCTGCTGCAGAGCTTCACCGAGGTGACTCAGAGCTCCGAGACCGTTCAGCCAGAGGCCAGAACCACATGGGCAGGGCTGTCATGTGGCTACTGCAATAAGACCTTCAAGACCAGTGGTGGCCTCAATAGACATGTGTCACTG ATGCACTCTCTCTCATCACAGTCCCGCTCCCAGTTCAGCTGCTCCGCCTGCGACCGCTCCTTCCCCCTTCTCTCCTCACTCCTCACCCACCAACACTCCCACACGCCCGAGCAACGTCTCCTGGCTGAAGCAGAGGCCGAGATAGTGTGCCCTCCTTCCCTTTCCCTGTcgctccccctcccctcctctcccagccaGGCTGACAAGCAGCAGGAAGGCCAGAGGGAGATCCACGTCGATATCATCGCCGTCggtgaggagcaggaggagcaacCGGCAAAACCGACCAAAGCCCCCAAAAAGACGGGAGCGAGCAAGAGCACTCCTGCAGGAG AGAGGCCATACCGCTGCTCAGAGTGCGGAAAAGCCTTCAAAGGTTCATCAGGCCTGAAGTACCACATGAGGGATCACACTGGGGAAAGGCCCTACCGCTGCACCGAGTGTGGAAAGAGCTTCAAGAGGTCGTCTCTGCTTTCAATCCATCAGAGG GTACACACAGGTGTTCGGGCCTTCCAGTGCCCTCACTGCCCTCTCACCTTCAAATGGAGCTCTCACTATCAGTACCACCTGCGGCAGCACACAGGCGAGAGGCCGTACGTGTGTAAGGAGTGTGGCAAGTCTTTCAAGAACACCAGCTGCCTGCGTAGACACAGTCAGATGCACTCTGGACTGCGACCTCATACCTGCTCCATCTGCTCAAAGTCTTTCTCCCAGACATCAAACCTCAAACAG CATGAACGCACCCATTCTGGTGAGAGACCCTTTCagtgcacacactgcaataaaagCTTTACACACTCCTCCAACCTCCAGCTCCACCTGCGCACACACTCCTCAAGCAAGGACTTCAAATGCCCGTACTGTGCTAAGGAGTTCGTCATGCACTCCTACCTGCAGAGGCACATCCGCACCCATGGCAGTGGGGTTCCCCTGCCCTGTCCCGGTGGTGGAGGTAAAGATGGAGTTGCTGTGAAAGCCAGTGTTGGGGGAGTAACAACTACCACTACCCTGCTCAACCCCATCACCTTGGAAACCTCAGGAAACCATGGCAGCCTGATTGTGTCCCAGCCAACACTTAACATCCCCCCCAACACCTCCCAGAACTACTTTATGATTCAGACAGCCAGCGGCCTGCAGCTCATTCCTCTGTCATCCCCCGCACcagcccctcctcctcctcctcctcctcctccaccaccaccacctccgtCTCAGCCCCAGAACTTCCTCCTTCTACAGTGCCCCTCCAACAACGGCAACCAGTCCAGCTTGATTCTCGTCCCCGCGGCAAACAACCCTCCACCAGCTCCGGAGCCTCAGACCCTCCCCGTGCTTCAGACTATCCAAGCTCTCCAGCCCGTCCTTAACCAAACACAGACTCAGATATCCCAGTTTCCGACCATatcacagcaacaacagcagaccAGGTTTATAATCACCAACAATAATAATGCAAACACTCCTGTTGCCACGCCAACACGCACTCTCTCAGCCAACTCCCTTCTGACCAAGCCCATATTGGGGAAAAGCACACGAACTGCTCGGGGCAGACGAGGACGCAAACCAAAAGCTACTCTTCAGAAGTGTGCAGCGGCTCCTGTCAGTCAGACTGCAGGTGGAGCTCCGTTGGTAACAAACTGTAATGTGACGAGTGTCTCACAGACTGTTACTGCTGCCAACACCACAGAGTCATCATCTGTATCCACAGTGTCACATTCTCCCTTGTCAACATCTTGCACTGCTGTCCCAATTCTCTCATCCTCCACCACTGTAGCCCCCACAGTGGACACCTCAGGACCGCCATCGactgttaccatggttacaccAGCTACCACAGTAACCACAGCATCTGTTTCTTCTCCTGTCTCCGCTGCTCTGGAACAGAAACCCAATGCCACAGTGGGGCAAATAAGGACAGAGGAGAGCATGACGGGGAAACAATTTGTGTTATGTTTTGATAATGAAGGACAGGCCAAGGAGGGGATGAATATGGAGGAGCATGGGCAGTCATACGTGTTACAGTTTGAAGGGGACGCATCAGGAGAGGCTGTGCATGGAGGGATGGGTGGGGAGGGGAAATCACTTGTGTTGCAGTTCAAGACAGATGGTCAAGGTGAAGGAGCAAAGGGTGGAGATAAGGGAGGGATGATGTCACTTTTGCGTGACTGGGGTGGAGAGAAGCAAGGGGAGAGAGAGTCAGGAGAGGAGGGTGGCCAGGGAGAGTCTTACGTCctacattttcacactgaggcacaGGACAGTGGTCCATCCAGTGCTACCTTCAGCCAAGGGCAGGACACCAGCCTGCAGCTTTCCTGCACCCCTACCCAAAGTTTGGTGCCACTTGACGGGCAGGAGGTCGTGTTTGAACTAGGGGGTGAGACCAAGATGGAGCAGGAAGCTGAGGAGGGTATGCAGATGATAGCACTGATAGAACGTGAAGGGGGGATGATGGGGGAAGAAGGGGCAGGTTGCAATGCTGCAGGCGGGAGGGTTGCTGAGGGTGGAGGAGCCATGGAGGGCATATTTCAGCTGGGAAACGGAGAGGAGATTGTCATAATCGAGGTGAGCACCAGTAGCTTAAGAGAAGGAaggatggagagaggaggggatggAGAGATCTCGAGTAGTGAGGCAAAATATGAAAGCGTAACAGCTGAGGCCAATGAAAAGTCTCTAAAGGAACACAGCTCAGCAGCAGAGGCGCAGACATCAGCTGAGGACACAATAAAAAATGGACCTATAACTAACTCTAAAGAGATGCAGTTCTCTAATTAA
- the LOC125893529 gene encoding adaptin ear-binding coat-associated protein 1-like, translating to MATEGQFEYESVLCVKPDVNVYRIPPRASNRAIRAADWKLDAPDWTGRMRVTARGKVAYVKLEDKISGELFAQAPVEEYPGITVETVSDSSRYFVLRIQDDNGRSAFIGIGFGDRGDAFDFNVALQDHFKWVKQEIELKKQAQAPDNTPKLDLGFKEGQTITLNIGQSKKKDRSRPQSSGGFGLLPPPPGGKLAPPPSSRSTNHNTQPPAGGSDTGCLLDLDTSNSNSAAPSNPTTTASSDLWGDFDSVSPK from the exons ATGGCGACCGAGGGTCAGTTCGAGTACGAGTCGGTCCTGTGTGTCAAACCTGATGTCAACGTTTACCGAATCCCACCGAGAGCATCCAACCGGGCTATCAG GGCGGCCGATTGGAAGCTGGACGCACCCGACTGGACGGGACGTATGCGTGTGACGGCCCGGGGCAAAGTGGCCTACGTGAAATTGGAAGACAAAATCTCTG GGGAGCTGTTTGCCCAAGCACCAGTGGAAGAGTACCCTGGCatcacagtggaaacagttaGTGACTCAAGCCGCTACTTTGTGCTCCGCATCCAGGATGACAACG GCCGAAGTGCGTTTATAGGGATTGGCTTCGGAGACCGAGGCGATGCCTTTGACTTCAACGTTGCACTTCAGGACCACTTCAA GTGGGTGAAACAGGAAATTGAATTAAAGAAGCAGGCGCAGGCTCCAGACAACACCCCTAAACTGGACCTGGGCTTCAAAGAAGGACAGACCATTACTCTCAATATTGGG CAATCAAAAAAGAAGGACAGGTCTCGCCCGCAGAGTTCAGGTGGCTTTGGGCttcttccacctcctcctggggGCAAGTTAGCCCCACCTCCTTCATCTAGATCTACCAATCATAACACACAACCGCCTGCAGGAGGAAGTGACACTG GTTGTTTGCTAGATCTGGACACCAGTAACTCCAACTCAGCGGCTCCATCCAACCCCACCACCACAGCCAGCTCCGACCTGTGGGGAGACTTTGACTCTGTATCCCCGAAGTGA
- the aicda gene encoding single-stranded DNA cytosine deaminase: MITKLDSVLLPRKKFIYHYKNVRWARGRHETYLCFVVKRRVGPDSLSFDFGHLRNRNGCHVELLFLRKLGALCPGLWGCGGAGEKRLSYSITWFCSWSPCANCASRLSQFLSQMPNLRLRIFVSRLYFCDMEDSREREGLRMLKKAGVQITVMSYKDFFYCWQTFVARKQSNFKAWEKLHQNSVRLARKLNRILQPCETEDLRDAFNLLGL; the protein is encoded by the exons atgattacaaaaCTAGACAG TGTGCTTTTGCCCCGAAAAAAGTTCATCTACCATTACAAAAACGTGCGCTGGGCAAGGGGCCGCCACGAAACATATCTCTGCTTTGTAGTGAAGAGGCGAGTGGGGCCAGACTCCTTATCCTTTGACTTTGGACACCTCCGCAATCGCAATGGCTGCCATGTAGAG CTGTTGTTCCTGCGCAAACTGGGAGCCTTGTGTCCTGGTTTGTGGGGGTGTGGAGGTGCTGGGGAGAAAAGGCTCAGTTACTCCATCACCTGGTTCTGCTCCTGGTCTCCCTGCGCCAACTGTGCCTCGAGACTGTCCCAGTTCCTCAGCCAGATGCCCAACCTTCGCCTTCGGATCTTCGTCTCTCGCCTTTACTTCTGTGACATGGAGGACAGCCGTGAAAGAGAGGGCCTGAGAATGCTGAAGAAAGCTGGCGTGCAGATCACAGTCATGAGTTACAAAG ACTTCTTCTATTGCTGGCAGACCTTTGTGGCTCGTAAGCAGAGCAACTTCAAGGCCTGGGAAAAGCTGCACCAAAACTCTGTTCGCCTCGCTAGAAAACTCAACCGCATCCTCCAG CCCTGTGAAACAGAAGATTTGAGAGATGCCTTCAATCTTCTTGGACTATGA
- the il11a gene encoding uncharacterized protein il11a produces MKLLLDSSSSLLFSLLLAQLPVFTSASPVPQRRPTDMDKLSNQTKNLMKLTQELLREHAFASDVEPHRFSSLPEMSNRSANDLNNLELKPTLSQLHADLKLYEHHFEWLNKVSKKHHHPALPKLVEMIREMKSLINLLHRQMLRVEAPRLTQATPSLPPHLPYQFDVLQSSHELLQHFKLFCDWAYRAFISLKPKVSAVQ; encoded by the exons ATGAAAT TGCTGCTCGACTCCTCCTCATCGCTCCTCTTCTCGCTGCTATTGGCCCAGCTGCCTGTCTTCACGTCTGCCTCCCCGGTACCGCAGCGGCGGCCCACTGACATGGATAAACTGTCCAATCAGACCAAAAATCTAATGAAGCTCACCCAAGAACTGCTG AGGGAGCATGCATTTGCCTCAGACGTGGAGCCCCACAGGTTCAGCTCTCTGCCAGAAATGAGCAACAGATCAGCCAATGACCTCAACAATCTTGAG CTGAAGCCCACACTCTCTCAGCTGCACGCTGACCTGAAGCTGTATGAGCACCACTTTGAGTGGCTCAACAAGGTTTCAAAGAAGCACCACCACCCTGCACTGCCAAAGCTGGTGGAGATGATCAGAGAAATGAAATCTCTCATCAATCTGCTGCACCGTCAG ATGTTGAGAGTTGAAGCGCCGAGGCTGACTCAGGcgaccccctccctcccccctcaccTCCCCTATCAGTTTGACGTCTTGCAATCCAGCCACGAGCTTCTTCAACACTTCAAGCTCTTCTGTGACTGGGCGTACAGAGCATTCATCAGCCTCAAGCCCAAAGTCTCTGCAGTGCAATGA